A DNA window from Candidatus Protochlamydia naegleriophila contains the following coding sequences:
- a CDS encoding ABC-F family ATP-binding cassette domain-containing protein: protein MIVLAQLTMRFGAKVLFREVNLQFNPGNRYGLIGANGCGKSTLIKILAGELMPDGGQITLPQQATIGALKQDHYLYENENVLDVVLRGKKVLWDALEEKKKILLREPFTEEDCDALVKAEKIIESQHGYAAEGEAAKLLEGLGIREASHRRPLHLLSGGYKLRVLLAQVFFGQHQVLVLDEPTNHLDLYSIKWLEGYLRNFPGTLIVTSHDRDFLNGVCTHIADVDYGTIKIYKGDYEAFVEQKEQDREQKAALLEKHDKRREDLQGFIDRFGAKATKARQAQSKARLVEKIEEEMESLELLPSSRLYPILNFVQTRASGVSILTVKNIFKAYGSKKVLENVSFEVERGDRLAIIGPNGIGKSTLLEILTEHVKADQGDFSWGFATQVAYFPQDHGRELKGDFNLLDWLGQFDRTKTQEQLRDILGQVMFSGDTVKQSIQTLSGGEAARLILAKMMMQKPNVLIFDEPTNHLDLEAIDELTKALQNYEGTLLLVSHNRYFVSRIANRVLEINYQGVEDFKGNYSEYVEKKERDHLSVPTALSQRYAHEESKSENMSSAYQDQKRLKSLKAQLKKRLVQAEEECHKIEEKINEIERLMSSDGFYQQTPREQQQSYIKQKQSLEEQLTAVMGKWEEAGLELQQCEGEG, encoded by the coding sequence GTTGATGCCGGATGGTGGGCAAATCACTCTTCCTCAGCAAGCAACGATTGGTGCTTTGAAGCAAGATCACTATCTATATGAAAACGAAAATGTATTAGATGTTGTCTTGAGGGGAAAGAAGGTATTGTGGGATGCTCTCGAAGAGAAAAAAAAGATTCTTCTGCGCGAGCCTTTTACAGAGGAAGATTGCGATGCTTTAGTGAAGGCCGAGAAGATTATTGAGAGTCAGCATGGGTATGCGGCAGAAGGTGAGGCGGCAAAGCTGTTAGAGGGTTTGGGAATTAGGGAAGCCTCGCATCGCCGTCCTTTACATTTATTGTCTGGCGGTTACAAGTTGCGGGTGTTGCTGGCGCAAGTTTTTTTTGGGCAGCATCAGGTATTGGTTTTGGATGAGCCGACGAATCACTTGGATCTTTACTCTATAAAGTGGCTGGAAGGCTATCTGCGCAATTTTCCGGGTACTTTAATCGTGACATCGCACGATCGTGACTTCCTCAATGGAGTGTGTACGCATATTGCTGACGTTGATTACGGAACCATTAAAATTTACAAAGGCGATTACGAAGCTTTTGTAGAGCAGAAAGAACAGGATAGAGAGCAGAAAGCGGCACTCCTTGAAAAACATGACAAGCGGCGCGAAGACTTGCAAGGCTTTATCGATCGCTTTGGTGCCAAAGCGACTAAAGCCCGTCAAGCACAATCTAAAGCAAGATTAGTTGAAAAAATTGAAGAGGAGATGGAAAGTTTAGAGCTCCTTCCGAGTTCTCGTCTGTATCCCATTTTAAACTTTGTTCAGACAAGAGCCTCGGGCGTATCGATTCTAACAGTCAAGAATATTTTTAAAGCATATGGTTCCAAGAAAGTATTGGAAAATGTGTCTTTTGAAGTGGAAAGAGGGGATCGTTTGGCCATTATTGGCCCGAACGGCATTGGTAAATCAACACTGCTAGAAATTTTGACAGAGCACGTTAAGGCTGATCAAGGAGATTTTTCTTGGGGATTTGCCACTCAAGTGGCCTACTTTCCACAAGACCATGGGCGGGAATTAAAGGGAGATTTTAACCTGCTGGATTGGCTTGGGCAATTTGATCGAACCAAGACGCAAGAGCAGTTGAGGGATATTTTAGGGCAGGTCATGTTTTCTGGAGATACAGTCAAGCAGTCCATTCAAACTTTGAGTGGAGGAGAGGCTGCGCGCCTCATTTTGGCTAAAATGATGATGCAAAAGCCAAATGTTTTGATTTTTGACGAGCCGACCAACCACTTAGATTTAGAAGCTATTGACGAGCTGACTAAAGCCCTTCAAAATTACGAGGGGACTCTTCTTTTAGTTAGCCATAACCGCTATTTTGTCTCGCGCATTGCTAACCGCGTTTTAGAAATCAACTATCAAGGCGTTGAAGATTTTAAGGGCAATTACAGTGAGTATGTAGAAAAAAAAGAAAGGGATCACTTATCGGTTCCAACTGCCCTAAGCCAGCGCTATGCACATGAAGAAAGCAAGAGCGAAAATATGTCCTCCGCTTATCAAGATCAAAAACGGTTGAAGAGCTTGAAAGCCCAGTTGAAAAAGCGCCTTGTCCAGGCTGAAGAAGAGTGTCATAAAATAGAAGAAAAAATTAACGAGATTGAACGGCTTATGTCTTCTGATGGATTTTATCAGCAAACACCCCGTGAGCAACAGCAGAGCTACATCAAGCAAAAGCAAAGTCTTGAAGAACAGCTCACGGCTGTGATGGGGAAATGGGAAGAAGCCGGCCTGGAATTGCAGCAGTGTGAAGGGGAAGGATGA